In the Mesorhizobium sp. WSM2240 genome, GCGCCTTCTGTATCGCACCTTCCGGGACGGTCTGCTGTTCCTGGCTGCCTATCCGTTTTTCGAGTTCGTCGAATATTTGCAGGATGCCGGCGTTCTGCCCGTGCTCCTGCACCTCTATTGAAGGCAGGTATTCCGTCTGTGATTCCCGGTTGCGCTTTCAAAGGCGCATCGCTATAAGGCCGCGTCCAAGAACCGTCCGGCAGGGCATGCCGTGGCGGTTTCTGATGCTTTTCGGGCGATTGGTCTGCCCGAAGCACAAAAGCGCAATCAAGCGCACCCATACGGAGAGCAAAATGCCCAAAATGAAGACCAAATCCGCTGCAAAGAAGCGGTTCAAGATAACCGCAACCGGAAAAGTGCTGTCGGCTGCCGCCGGCAAGCGCCACGGCATGATCAAGCGTTCAAACAAGTTCATTCGCGATGCCCGCGGCACCATGGTTCTCGCCGAACCCGACGCCAAGAAGGTCATCAAGAATTTTCTGCCGAACGGCCTCTGAGCCCGGCCACGACGTTTTAAGGAGATCATGACATGGCACGCGTAAAAAGGGGCGTTACCGCCCACGCCAAGCACAAGAAGGTTTTGAAGGCCGCCAAGGGTTTCTACGGCCGCCGCAAGAACACCATCCGCATCGCCAAGCAGGCGGTCGAGAAGTCGCTGCAATACGCCTATCGCGACCGCAAGAACCGCAAGCGCAACTTCCGCGCTTTGTGGGTCCAGCGCATCAACGCCGCGACCCGCGAGCACGGCCTGACCTACGGCCGCTTCATCGACGGTCTGAACAAGGCCGGCATCGAGATCGACCGCAAGGTCCTGTCGGACATGGCCATTCATGAGCCGCAGGCCTTCGCCGCGCTGGTGGCCAAGGCCAAGACTGCGCTGGAATATCTGAAGAACACCACGCCGAACGCTTTTGAAAGCGCTGTTGCCTAACCAGCGCCTTCCCAAGCTTTTCGACACTTGATTTGGGAAACCCGCGCTGGCAGGGCTGGCGCGGGTTTTTTTATGCGAAAACAGGACCAGTAACCGGCGGCCGACTGCCGTCGAACCAAGCGGATCAAAATCGTGAACGAGACCATAAGCAATCTCGATACGCTCGAAGCCTCGCTGATGGCAGAGATAGCGTCGGCGGCCGACGAGCAGACCATCGAGGCGGTGCGCGTTTCCGCCCTTGGCAAAAAGGGCTCCGTGTCCGACATGCTGAAGACGCTGGGCTCGATGAGCCCGGAAGAGCGGCAGCTGAAAGGCCCGGCGATCAACGGGCTGAAGAACAGGGTCACCGAGGCGCTCGCCGCGCGCAAGGCCGAACTCAAGGACGCCGCGATCTCGGCCAGGTTAATCGCCGAAAAGGTCGACGTGACGCTGCCAGTGCGTCAGTCGCCGGCCGAGCGCGGCCGCATCCATCCGATCAGCCAGGTCATCGACGAGATCGCGGCGATTTTCGGCGATCTCGGCTTCGCCATCGCCGAAGGGCCGGACATCGAGACCGACCACTACAATTTCACTGCGCTGAATTTTCCGGAAGGCCATCCGGCGCGCGAAATGCACGACACCTTCTTCTTCAATCCCGACGAGAAGGGCGAGCGCAAGCTCCTGCGCACGCATACCTCGCCGGTGCAGATCCGCACCATGGAGGCGCAGAAGCCGCCGATCCGCATCGTCATTCCGGGCAAGACCTACCGGCAGGATTCCGACGCCACCCATTCGCCGATGTTCCACCAGGTCGAAGGGCTGGTCATCGACAAGACGGCCAACGTCGCCAACATGAAATGGGTGCTGGAGGAGTTCTGCAAGGCGTTCTTCGAGGTGCCGAGCGTGAAGATGCGGTTCCGGCCGAGCTTCTTCCCGTTCACCGAACCGAGCCTCGAGGTCGACATCCAGTGCGACCGCTCGCGGCCGGGCGAGGTGCGCTTCGGCGAAGGCTCCGATTGGCTGGAGATCCTGGGCTGCGGCATGGTGCATCCGAACGTGCTGCGCTTCGGCGGACTCGATCCCGACGAGTATCAGGGCTTCGCCTGGGGCATGGGCATCGACCGCATCGCCATGCTGAAATACGGCATGCCGGACCTGCGCGCCTTCTTCGACGCTGACGTGCGCTGGCTGGCGCATTACGGCTTCAGGCCACTCGACCTGCCGACGCTGTTCGGGGGGTTGAGTCAGTGATGAGGGGCCACACCGGCGGATGCCGCTGCGGCGCCGTGCGCTTCGAGGTGTCGGCCGAACCGCACCACGTCAGCTATTGCCATTGCGGCGATTGCCGGCGGGCGAGCGGCGCGCCGGTGTCGGCGTTCGTCGGCTTCATGGCCGACGAGGTGAAGCTTGCCGGCGACGCGCTGAAGACCTTCGAGAACGGGCCGGTGACGCGCAGCTTCTGCGGCGTCTGCGGCTCGCCGATAGCCTACGCCGACAAGCGGCTCGCCGGACGCGTCTATTTCATGCTGGGTGCGATGGATATGCCCGCCTATTTCAAGCCGACGCTGCACGCCTATGTGCGCGAGCAGCTTCCCTTCGTGCATATGCCTGACGGGCTGCCGCGCAATCTGACGACCAGCGTCCCGAGATCCGACGGAACAAAGACATGAAATTCACCCTCTCCTGGCTGAAAGACCATCTCGAAACCGATGCCACCCTCGACGAAATCGTCGAACGGTTGACCTCGATCGGGCTGGAAGTCGAATCCGTCGACGACAAGGCGGCGCTGAAGCCCTTCGTCATTGCCAAAGTGCTGACCGCGCAAAAACATCCGGACGCCGACAAGCTGCAGGTGCTGACCGTCGATACCGGCGACGGCAAGCCGCCGGTGCAGGTGGTGTGCGGCGCGCCCAATGCGAGGGCCGGGCTGGTCGGCGCCTTCGCGGCGCCCGGCGCCTACATTCCGGGCATCGACACGACGCTGGCGGTCGGAAAGATCCGTGGCGTCGAAAGCCACGGCATGATGTGCTCCGAGCGGGAATTGCAGCTGTCGGACGAGCACATGGGCATCATCGACCTGCCGGCGGACGCGCCTGTCGGCACGTCATTTGCGGCTTATGCCAAGCTCGACGATCCGGTCATCGAAATCGGCCTGACGCCCAACCGGCCGGACGCGACCAGCGTCCACGGCATTGCGCGCGATCTGGCGGCATCCGGGCTCGGCCGGCTGACCGGCGGCGCGATCATGCCGCATGCCGGCAACGGCATGTGCCCGGTGAAGGTGAGGCTCGATTTCGGCATCACGCCGCCGCTTTGCCACGGCTTCGCGCTGCGCCTCGTCCGGGGCGTGAAGAACGGGTCGTCGCCGAAATGGATGCAGCAGCGCCTGATCGCCATCGGCCTGCGCCCCATCAACGCGCTGGTCGACATCACCAACTACATCACCTTCGATCGCGGCCGGCCGCTGCATGTCTTCGACGCCGCCAAGGTCAAGGGCGATCTCACCGTGCGCAGGGCGGTGGCCGGTGAAAAGGTGCTCGCGCTCGACGGCTGGGAGTATGAGCTGACGCCGGAAATGTGCGTCATTGCCGACGA is a window encoding:
- the rplT gene encoding 50S ribosomal protein L20 codes for the protein MARVKRGVTAHAKHKKVLKAAKGFYGRRKNTIRIAKQAVEKSLQYAYRDRKNRKRNFRALWVQRINAATREHGLTYGRFIDGLNKAGIEIDRKVLSDMAIHEPQAFAALVAKAKTALEYLKNTTPNAFESAVA
- a CDS encoding GFA family protein, encoding MMRGHTGGCRCGAVRFEVSAEPHHVSYCHCGDCRRASGAPVSAFVGFMADEVKLAGDALKTFENGPVTRSFCGVCGSPIAYADKRLAGRVYFMLGAMDMPAYFKPTLHAYVREQLPFVHMPDGLPRNLTTSVPRSDGTKT
- the pheS gene encoding phenylalanine--tRNA ligase subunit alpha translates to MAEIASAADEQTIEAVRVSALGKKGSVSDMLKTLGSMSPEERQLKGPAINGLKNRVTEALAARKAELKDAAISARLIAEKVDVTLPVRQSPAERGRIHPISQVIDEIAAIFGDLGFAIAEGPDIETDHYNFTALNFPEGHPAREMHDTFFFNPDEKGERKLLRTHTSPVQIRTMEAQKPPIRIVIPGKTYRQDSDATHSPMFHQVEGLVIDKTANVANMKWVLEEFCKAFFEVPSVKMRFRPSFFPFTEPSLEVDIQCDRSRPGEVRFGEGSDWLEILGCGMVHPNVLRFGGLDPDEYQGFAWGMGIDRIAMLKYGMPDLRAFFDADVRWLAHYGFRPLDLPTLFGGLSQ
- the rpmI gene encoding 50S ribosomal protein L35, which gives rise to MPKMKTKSAAKKRFKITATGKVLSAAAGKRHGMIKRSNKFIRDARGTMVLAEPDAKKVIKNFLPNGL